In the Thermosipho japonicus genome, one interval contains:
- a CDS encoding ABC transporter ATP-binding protein: MIGSSTRKVLKDFAKRYRKYQLFLFLITIPLVLLSAFRPFLLQRLIDNLVETKNPTIVFKFGILLVLVMIIERFTTYIANLIHTVSSSKAISRESSRIISHTLNLDYATLKNYNSGDIVSRATSDIYELAPSMVNFIPTVVFNIIHFLVISSILVWLNIKLSIIAFCSLPIYYLLLKTFETGLNSRSRNEREKYSEKMNFLQEILNGIITLKSFFAHKKFAKIYEEKAEIWADSRIKSYSMYILIQNFIAFITYTTPVIVLAIGALDVANGRISLGTLIAFYSYMQLIYEPIQIINSEIIEIQKLEPYAERYIKFLSEKVEEERGSKTIEKPSIAVETLSFGYDKNLLEDISFKIDENETIAIVGRNGSGKSTLMKILIKLLKNKSGKIYIGDKNLEDIKLEDLRKKVIYTSNKDVIFSGTLKENITLFEDIPEENIKQAIKLAKIDFKNLNDPVSENTLSEGQKMRIILARALARKPKILILDETLSGIDTEIEKEIIKNIKEQNITTIIISHRLSSITPCNKVLFIDNGKVKMDTHENLLKQNKSYSEILKSQFISA; encoded by the coding sequence ATGATCGGAAGTTCTACAAGAAAAGTGTTAAAAGATTTTGCTAAAAGATACAGAAAGTACCAGTTATTTCTGTTTTTAATAACTATTCCACTCGTCCTGTTGAGTGCATTCAGACCTTTCCTACTTCAAAGGTTAATCGATAACCTTGTTGAAACAAAAAACCCAACTATAGTTTTCAAATTTGGTATTTTACTTGTTTTAGTAATGATAATTGAAAGATTTACAACATACATTGCAAATTTAATCCATACCGTATCTTCAAGCAAGGCTATTTCTAGAGAATCATCAAGAATTATTTCACATACTTTAAACTTAGATTATGCAACACTAAAAAATTATAACTCAGGAGATATAGTTTCAAGGGCCACATCCGATATTTATGAACTTGCACCCTCTATGGTTAACTTTATTCCTACAGTTGTATTTAATATTATCCATTTCCTGGTAATTTCATCAATCTTGGTATGGCTAAATATTAAATTATCAATTATAGCATTTTGTTCCTTGCCAATATATTATTTGCTTTTAAAAACTTTTGAAACAGGATTAAATTCACGTTCAAGAAATGAGAGAGAAAAATATAGCGAAAAAATGAACTTCCTTCAAGAAATTTTAAATGGAATAATTACTTTAAAAAGCTTTTTTGCTCACAAAAAATTTGCAAAAATATATGAAGAAAAAGCTGAAATTTGGGCTGATAGTAGGATAAAAAGTTATTCAATGTACATACTCATACAAAACTTTATAGCTTTCATAACATATACAACACCTGTTATAGTCCTTGCTATTGGTGCTTTAGATGTAGCAAACGGAAGAATAAGCCTTGGAACGTTAATAGCATTTTATTCCTACATGCAACTAATATACGAACCAATACAAATAATAAACTCTGAAATCATTGAAATTCAAAAACTTGAACCTTATGCAGAAAGATATATTAAATTCTTATCTGAAAAGGTTGAAGAAGAAAGAGGAAGCAAAACAATCGAAAAACCAAGTATTGCAGTTGAAACGTTAAGCTTTGGATATGACAAAAACTTACTTGAAGATATAAGCTTTAAGATAGATGAAAATGAAACAATTGCAATTGTTGGAAGAAATGGAAGTGGTAAGAGTACTTTAATGAAAATACTCATTAAACTGCTTAAAAACAAATCAGGAAAAATATATATTGGTGATAAAAATCTTGAAGACATTAAATTAGAAGATTTAAGAAAAAAAGTAATTTATACATCAAATAAAGATGTTATTTTTTCTGGGACTTTAAAAGAAAATATAACTCTTTTTGAAGATATTCCAGAAGAAAATATCAAACAAGCTATAAAACTAGCGAAAATTGACTTTAAAAATCTAAATGATCCAGTAAGTGAAAACACACTTTCGGAAGGACAAAAAATGAGAATAATACTAGCTAGAGCACTTGCAAGAAAACCTAAAATCCTAATTTTAGATGAAACTCTTTCCGGAATAGATACTGAAATTGAAAAGGAAATAATAAAAAATATCAAAGAACAAAATATTACAACAATAATTATTTCACACAGACTTTCTAGTATCACACCTTGTAATAAAGTATTATTTATAGACAACGGAAAAGTCAAAATGGACACCCATGAAAACCTTTTAAAGCAAAATAAATCATACTCAGAAATTTTAAAATCTCAGTTCATTTCAGCTTAG